From Enterococcus mediterraneensis, the proteins below share one genomic window:
- the gdhA gene encoding NADP-specific glutamate dehydrogenase encodes MSDAKSYVKKIQEQLHEKDPNQKEFLQAIDEFLPTMVPFLEKHPEFEEANLLALVSEPERLIQFRVPWQDDKGNWQVNRGYRIQFNSALGPYKGGLRFHPSVNLSILKFLAFEQIFKNSLTGLPIGGGKGGSDFDPKGKSDSEIMRFCQSFMTELARHIGPDLDVPAGDIGVGGREIGYLYGTYKRLKQYDAGVLTGKPLGFWGSKVRTEATGYGAVYFVKHLLNDLKDDFNGKKVIVSGSGNVAIYAVEKLQELGANVVTVSDSNGFIYDETGIDVSLLKEIKEVKRQRLTAYAEQKESAQYFAGQSVWDFDTSADLAFPCATQNEIDLEQAKLLVKNGVKVVSEGANMPSTLEAAEYFIENGVLYCPGKAANAGGVTVSALEMSQNSQRLQWESEEVDQKLDDIMKNIYEACRDTAKEYGEENNFVLGANIAGFEKVAKAMLAQGLV; translated from the coding sequence ATGTCTGATGCAAAAAGTTATGTAAAAAAAATTCAAGAACAACTACACGAAAAAGATCCTAATCAAAAAGAATTTTTACAAGCAATCGATGAATTTTTACCAACGATGGTGCCGTTTTTAGAAAAGCACCCAGAATTTGAAGAAGCGAATCTTTTGGCTCTTGTTTCAGAACCTGAACGTTTGATCCAATTCCGTGTTCCTTGGCAAGATGACAAAGGAAACTGGCAAGTCAATCGCGGCTATCGGATCCAATTCAATTCCGCGTTAGGACCTTACAAAGGCGGCTTACGGTTCCATCCAAGTGTAAACTTGAGTATTTTGAAATTCTTGGCGTTTGAACAAATTTTCAAAAACAGTTTGACTGGTCTGCCGATCGGCGGCGGTAAAGGCGGCAGCGACTTTGATCCAAAAGGAAAATCAGATAGCGAGATTATGCGTTTTTGCCAAAGTTTCATGACAGAATTAGCTCGTCACATCGGTCCAGATCTTGATGTGCCAGCCGGAGATATCGGTGTCGGCGGTCGCGAAATCGGTTATCTATACGGCACATACAAACGTTTGAAACAATATGATGCAGGAGTTCTAACCGGAAAACCATTAGGATTCTGGGGAAGCAAAGTTCGTACAGAAGCTACCGGTTACGGTGCTGTTTATTTCGTTAAACATTTGCTGAACGATCTGAAAGATGATTTCAATGGAAAGAAAGTAATCGTCTCCGGAAGCGGAAATGTAGCTATCTATGCAGTAGAAAAATTGCAAGAATTAGGCGCTAACGTAGTAACTGTTTCTGATTCCAACGGTTTTATTTATGATGAAACAGGCATCGATGTTTCCTTATTAAAAGAAATCAAAGAAGTGAAACGCCAACGCTTGACTGCTTACGCAGAACAAAAAGAATCTGCACAATATTTTGCAGGACAATCTGTCTGGGATTTCGACACATCAGCTGATTTGGCATTCCCATGTGCGACTCAAAATGAGATCGATCTGGAACAAGCGAAATTGTTAGTGAAAAATGGTGTCAAGGTCGTTTCAGAAGGCGCAAATATGCCAAGCACATTAGAAGCTGCAGAATATTTCATTGAAAATGGCGTCCTATACTGTCCAGGGAAAGCCGCAAATGCTGGCGGTGTTACTGTTTCTGCTTTGGAAATGAGCCAAAATTCTCAACGCCTGCAATGGGAAAGCGAAGAAGTCGATCAAAAATTAGACGACATCATGAAAAATATTTACGAAGCTTGCCGAGATACAGCCAAAGAATACGGAGAAGAAAACAACTTCGTTTTAGGTGCGAATATTGCCGGCTTTGAAAAAGTTGCGAAAGCGATGTTGGCTCAAGGATTGGTCTAA